The DNA region TAGGTTTGGCCGCGGAGATCGGAGTTTAAATATTCTTCAATACTTTAAACCGCGACAACTCCGACAGTCGTCGGAGCTGGCGCGGCCAAGCCATTCCAGCAAATTACGCATACCGTACCGGGCGCGGTTTAGGTCCACTTCTTTCTGAATCGCGTGGCGCTGAGCTCGAACCCTGCATCGAGCTTCGGACGCGATTCAGCTTCAGTCCTGCGTTTGCGATTGGGTCTGCGTCTCGGGAGGCGGCGGGAACCAGGTCCGTGCAAGCTCCTCGTGCAGATCGCCGATCCCCACTTGAAGGTCGTCGATAAAGGCATGCAGCTGTTGCTGATTGAGTCGACGCGGCTCGGTCCCTTCGAGATTGCGCTTGAGCCGTCCCGCCACGCGCAGGGCGGAGTCGTTGCGCGGCAGCTTCGAAAGACTGGTCCGCAGCGCGTCGATGCAATGGACGACCGAGCGCGGGAACGACTCGTTCTGAAAGAGAAAGCGCAACACGGGGCCGCGCAGGACGCGAATCTGCTCGCTGCGCCGATAGGCCTGGTAGGCCGTCATGGATTTCAGCACGCTGACCCATTGTATGGTCTCGAAGGGCCGCAGCTCGGTCGTCTCCTCGGGCAGCAGATTGGCGGAGCGCACGTCGATGATGCGTGTCGTCATGTCCGCACGTTCCAGAAAGCGCCCCAGGTGCAGGAAATCATAGCCTTGGTCGTGCAGCATGGTCCCGGAGAGCAGGCCGTTGATGTTCTGCGCACCCTGGATCACCCGCTTGAGATACGCATGCCGGCCGCCCTTCGTTATCCCCTTGGGGAGATCCTCGCGGGCGAAGAGATAGATCTCGTTGAGCAGCTCCCAGACCTCGCGCGGTACGAAGTCGCGAATGGTTCGGCAATTCTCGCGCGCCGCGATCAAGGCGGAGGCGATGGATCCGGTATTGCGCTCGTCGGCAATAAAAAAGCGCACCACATTGCGCTCGCTATAGTCCTTGTAATGTTCCTCGAAAAGCGCATTCGCACCCGTGATGTCGACTAATGGCCTCCAACCCGGCGCGATGCCCTTCGGCAGGTCCAGCAGGAGGTTGGCGTTGACCGTCACGATACGGGCGGTATTCTCGGCCCGCTCGACATAGCGGGCCATCCAGTAGATGTTTTCTGCAACACGCGAGAGCATGTGTTCCGACCCCTATGCTCGATTGGATTCGCTTCTGTCTCTGCCGACGGCTCGGCCTCTGGTCGGATGATGACGGGCCATCCTTCGCCGACACCTACCATGGCAAGGCCGTGCCGCTGGAGACAGCCGCCCGGCTCATCACCTTGAACCGGAACATCGAGATCCGGGACCTCGAGCATGTCATCCCCTACGCCAGAGCCAGGGATATCGTTCTCAAGAACCCTGACCGCATTGTGGTCATGGACTGCCCCTGCCGGGCATCCAGGGTCAAGCCCTGCCTGCCGCTGGATGTCTGCCTCATCGTGGGCGAACCCTTCGCCTCATTCATTGCCGAACACCACCCCGGACGATCGCGCTGGATCACCCCGGAAGAGGCCGTAAACATCCTCGAGGCCGAAGACCGCCGGGGCCACGTCCACCACGCCTTCTTCAAGGAGGCCATGCTCGGCCGCTTCTACGCCATCTGCAATTGCTGCTCCTGCTGCTGCGGGGCCATGCAGGCCATGCGCAACGGCGTTCCCATGCTGTCTCCATCCGGTCTTCTGCCCCAGATCGACCTGGATATCTGCCAGGGTTGCGGCAAGTGCGTCCGGGCTTGTCCCTTCAAGGCCCTGGAGCTTGTCGAAAATTTCGCCCGGGTCGATCCAACTCTCTGCATGGGTTGCGGAGTATGCGTTGGCCAATGTCCTGCCAAGGCCTTGCGGCTCGTTGAAACGCATGGTCCGGTCCAACCTCTGATCGTCGACAGACTCGTCCAGGCTTCCGAATCGACACCGGCCGGGTCGCGTTGACAGATTCCAGGGCCTTCACTAATCACATCTTTTGCCCGCAACCCAGGGCCTTTCGGGCCTTCACGGGAGTTTTCGTGCCCACTTCGTCAATGAACGCCTATTTTCCCCTAATTCTAGCCGGTGTTCTGCTCAACTCCGCCGCCCAGATTCTCATCAAGAAAGGAATGATCCTTATCGGTCATTTCGATTTCTCCATCGTCAACATCCTTCCCGTGAGCCTCAAGCTGTCAACCAGTCCCTGCATCATGGCTGGCATGATCAGCTATGCGGCCAGCATCATCATCTGGTTCATGGTCCTCTCCCGGGTGGATGTGAGTTTCGCCTATCCCATGCTCAGCATCGGCTACATCGTTGCTGCCCTGGCCGGAAAGGCCTTTTTCAACGAACCTTTGACCATGACCCGCGTCAGCGGCATCGTCGTTATTTGCCTCGGTGTCTACCTCGTCTCCCGAAGCGCCTGATGCCGGTCCTCAACAGCCATGAACACTGATTTTCTGCCGTTTTCCAGGCCCAGCGTCACGCCCGAGGATGTCCGGGCCGTGACCGAGGTCCTGACCTCGGGCTGGATCACCACCGGCAAAGTCTGCGCCGAGTTCGAAGAAGCCTTTGCCGCCTCCATGCCTCCGGCCCGGGCCGTGAGTCTCACCTCGGCCACGGCCGGCATGCACTTGGCTCTCCACGCCCTGGGGATTGGCCCCGGCGACGAGGTAATCACCCCGGCTATGACCTGGGTCTCCACGGTGAATCTCATTCGCCTCGTTGGAGCCACTCCGGTCTTCGCCGATGTGGACAGAGACACCCTCATGGTCACGGCCGAGACCCTGGCCCCGTGCCTGACCGAAAAGACCCGCCTGATCGTTCCGGTGCATTTTGCCGGCGCGGCAGCGGACATGGACCCCATTCGGAACCTTGCCGCCGCCAAGGGTGTGCCCGTCATTGAGGACGCCGCCCACGCCCTTGGTACCCG from Deltaproteobacteria bacterium includes:
- a CDS encoding alpha-E domain-containing protein, whose translation is MLSRVAENIYWMARYVERAENTARIVTVNANLLLDLPKGIAPGWRPLVDITGANALFEEHYKDYSERNVVRFFIADERNTGSIASALIAARENCRTIRDFVPREVWELLNEIYLFAREDLPKGITKGGRHAYLKRVIQGAQNINGLLSGTMLHDQGYDFLHLGRFLERADMTTRIIDVRSANLLPEETTELRPFETIQWVSVLKSMTAYQAYRRSEQIRVLRGPVLRFLFQNESFPRSVVHCIDALRTSLSKLPRNDSALRVAGRLKRNLEGTEPRRLNQQQLHAFIDDLQVGIGDLHEELARTWFPPPPETQTQSQTQD
- a CDS encoding 4Fe-4S dicluster domain-containing protein produces the protein MLDWIRFCLCRRLGLWSDDDGPSFADTYHGKAVPLETAARLITLNRNIEIRDLEHVIPYARARDIVLKNPDRIVVMDCPCRASRVKPCLPLDVCLIVGEPFASFIAEHHPGRSRWITPEEAVNILEAEDRRGHVHHAFFKEAMLGRFYAICNCCSCCCGAMQAMRNGVPMLSPSGLLPQIDLDICQGCGKCVRACPFKALELVENFARVDPTLCMGCGVCVGQCPAKALRLVETHGPVQPLIVDRLVQASESTPAGSR
- a CDS encoding 4-amino-4-deoxy-L-arabinose transferase gives rise to the protein MNAYFPLILAGVLLNSAAQILIKKGMILIGHFDFSIVNILPVSLKLSTSPCIMAGMISYAASIIIWFMVLSRVDVSFAYPMLSIGYIVAALAGKAFFNEPLTMTRVSGIVVICLGVYLVSRSA